In the Flavobacterium sp. 90 genome, AAAAATACTACGCATAAATTTTTGTAAAGAGAAATAAATTTGGTTCGTTCCAGATTTTTTTATTTTTTTTGAGGCTAATTTGGAACAGGAATTTTCTTAACTTTTTATTAACTATCTCAAAAATAGCTAATAAAAAAACGAACAATAGCATTTATACGGCTTGACATTGTTTCATTTTATAAAATGAAACATGAAAAATGCCTTTTTCATTTGATGACGTTTCATTTTGCAAAATGAAACATGAAATAATAAGGAAGTTATGAAGCAAGAAATAAATTCTAAAAATGGAAAAGGAGAGGAAAAAATTCTCTATAAAAAGAATCTTTTATAATGATTTATAAATTCTATTTTAAAAATTACTTTTTTGAACAACTCAAAAGAAATCGCAAATCTTAGTCTAAAATAAATTTTTGAGCATAAAAAAAGCCATTCGGTATCGAATGGCTTTTGTATAATTTTAAAAGAAAATTACTCTATTTCAGAAACTCTCATGGTGTTAACCATTCCTTTATCTTTAATTGGCATTGCTGCAAGGTTAATCAAATAATCACCTTTTACAACATATCCTTTTTCTCTTGCAATTTCGTTAACATCAGTTACAGTATCATCTGTACTTTCGTCTTTATCATAGAAGTATGATTTTACTCCCCATAATAAATTCAATTGTGTTAAGATTCTTTTGTTTGAAGTAAACACTAAAATATGTGCAGATGGTCTCCAAGCTGAAATTTGAAAAGCCGTGTAACCACTATTTGTTAAAGTACAAATTGCTTTAGCTTTGATTTCATTTGCTAATAAAGCTGCCTGATGACAAACTGTTTTAGTAATAAAACGTTTTGTTTTAATTTGTGGTGTATTTTGTGGAACGTGAATTAACTCAGAATCCTCAACAGCCTCACAAATTTGAGTCATTTTTTGAATTACTTGTACCGGATAATTTCCTGTAGCAGTTTCTCCAGATAACATTACAGCATCAGCACCATCCATTACAGAGTTTGCAACGTCGTTTACTTCAGCTCTTGTTGGAGTTAAACTAGTAATCATTGTCTCCATCATTTGTGTTGCAACGATAACAGGAATTCTAGCTGTTTTTGCTCTGCGGATCAAATCTTTTTGAACCAATGGTACTTCATGCGCAGGAAGTTCAACTCCTAAATCTCCACGAGCAACCATTAAAGCGTCACAATATGCTACAATTTTGTCCATGTTCTCAAGAGCTTCCGGCATTTCAATTTTTGCAACAATTGGAATTTTATATTCTGAATGTTTAGCGATCAATTCTTGTAGATCTTGTAAATCACGTGGTGTTTTTACAAACGAAAGTGCGATCCAGTCTACTTTTTGCTCAATTGCAAAAATTGCATCAGCAATATCTTTTTCAGTTAAAGCCGGTAAAGAAATTTTAGTATTTGGTAAGTTAACTCCTTTTTTAGATTTTAACTCTCCACCTTGAATTACTTTAGCAACAACTTCTGTTTTTTTATCTGTAGAAAGAATTTCGAAAATCAATTTACCATCATCAAGTAAAATACGCTCTCCAGGGTTAACATCATTTGGGAAATTTTGATATTTCATGAACACTTTTTGAGCTGTTCCAATAATATCTTCAGCAGTTGTAAAAGTGATAGTATCACCATCATGTACTACTGTTCCTTCTTCCATTACACCAACTCTAAGTTTTGGTCCTTGCAAATCTCCAAGGATTGCTGTTGTATAACCAAACTCTTCGTTTAGACCTCTAATAATATTAATTTTGTCCTTTACACCTTCGTAATCAGCATGCGAAAAATTGACTCTAAACACATTAACACCTGCATCGATCATATCCTTGATAATCTCTCTCGTACTACATGCAGGCCCAAGTGTAGCAACAATTTTGGTTTTCTTGTTTGTTAACATTTTTTTTAAAAAATTAGATTGTTTTTTGATTTTATTTTGTTCGTATCCACAACATAAATTGCTGCAATACTCTCTATGGTATTTAGTTGTTGTTGAATTTCTGAAAAATCAATAGTCTCTTCACTATTTTCTATTTTCAGGAAAAAATCCACTTTTTTGAATTCAGGAAGTAAATGAATTGTTGTGGAGACCTCACTTGTCTCATTGGAAAACAAATCTTGGAAATCATTCGTACTCACAGAAATGATTTCATTTTTATTCTGAATTAAATTCCATGAAATTGCCTTTTCGGAATCATAATAATAGAATCTCGAAAAATTTGCCTCACCTTCTTTTGTTTGAGCGTGGATCTCGTTCTTGCTCTTACTTAGGTTTATCGGAAGGTTTTTATTGATAAAATAAGCCAATCTATAATCTTCTAATGAAGTATGAATTGCCATTAAATAATAATCAATTTCGTCAAATTCGTCTAAATCCAATCTATGAATAGCCATATCATGAAAAATCAAGGTGTAAATATACTATTTCTATCGGAGCATCAATAGTTATGATGTGTATGTTTTTGTTAATTTATAAACGAAAACGTTATAGCATTAAGAAAGTTACAGCAATTTTGCTGTTATTTCTTATCTATTTTTTCCTGAAATGCAAAATAAGCTCTTTGTGATGCTTTCTCTTCTGCTTTCTTTTTTGAAGTTGCACGCGCTCTTGCGATTACTTTATCGTCTATACTTAATTTAACACCAAATAAGCGTTGACCATCGATACCGTTATCTTCAAAAATGTCATAGTGAAAGACTCTCTTTTCTTTCTGACACCATTCGATAACTAAACTTTTATAACTAATAACTTTCCCCTCTAGTCGTGCAATATCGACGTATGGAGTAACAACTCTTTTTTGAATAAATCTTTCGCAAAATGAGTATCCTTTGTCTAAATAAATTGCACCTATAAGTGATTCAAAAATATTACCATGAATATTTTCTCCAAAATGCTGAATTGGCACTTTGCTTTCTACAAAACGAACCAGATTTAAATCTTTACCTAACTCATTTAGATGTTCGCGACTCACAATCTTTGACCTCATTTTAGTCAAATATCCTTCGTCACCATTTGGTGCTTTATTAAATAAATGTGCTGCTATTACAGCACTTAACATAGCGTCTCCCAAAAATTCTAATCGTTCGTAATTTATTGGGTGTCCGGATTCATCTAATTTATTCGAAGATCGATGCGTAAAAGCTTTCTTATAAAAATCGATTTTTCCAGGCTCAAACCCAAGTATTTTCTGAATAGTGTCAAAAAAAATCCCGTCTTCTAGAGAACGGGATTTAGAAAATATTTTTTTGATAAAATTCATATACAGAAATTAGTCAACTAATTTTTTAAACAATACACAAGCATTGTGTCCACCAAAACCAAAAGTGTTACTCATAGCAACATTTACTTCTCTTTTTTGAGGTTTGTTTAAGGTAAGATTCAATGATGGATCAATATTTTCATCAACAACCGTATGGTTAATCGTTGGCGGAACAAGACTGTGTTGCATTGCAAGGATAGAAGCAATAGCTTCAATAGCTCCTGCAGCACCAAGTAAGTGTCCAGTCATTGATTTTGTTGAGTTGATATTGATGTTTTTTGCATGTTCACCAAAAACAGCACTAATCGCTTTTAATTCGGCTACATCTCCTAACGGAGTAGAAGTTCCGTGTGTATTGATATGATCAACATCTTCAGGATTCATTCCGGCGTCTCTCAATGTGTTTTTCATAACTGCGATAACTCCAATTCCTTCCGGATGTGGTGCAGTTAAGTGGTAAGCATCTGATGACATTCCGCCTCCACCAATTTCGCAATAAATTTTTGCTCCTCTGGCTTTAGCATGTTCGTATTCTTCAAGAACTAAAGCTCCTGCTCCTTCTCCTAATACAAAACCATCTCTGGTAGCGTCAAAAGGTCTTGAAGCCGTTTCCGGACTATCGTTTCTTGTAGATAAAGCATGCATAGAATTAAAACCTCCCATACCTGCAATTGTAATAGCTGCTTCTGAACCACCTGATACGATAACATCACACATTCCTAAACGAATGTAGTTGAAAGCATCAATTAAAGCATTTGCAGAAGATGCACATGCAGAAACAGTAGTATAATTTGGTCCCATATAACCATTACGCATCGAAATGTGAGCTGGTGCAATATCGGCAATCATTTTAGGAATAAAAAACGGATTGAATTTAGGAGTTCCGTCACCTTTAGCATAATAAATTACTTCTTCCTGAAAAGTTTCTAAACCTCCAATTCCAGCTCCCCAAATAACACCAACTCTTGTTTTGTCGATATTATCATTAGTAAGTCCGGCATCTTTGATAGCTTCATCACTTGCAGCAACAGCATATTGAGCGAATTTATCTAATCTACGAGATTCCTTACGATCCATGTAATCTTCAATGTTGAAGTTTTTTACTTCGCAGGCAAATTTCGTTTTATGCTTTTCTGTATCATAATACGTGATAGGAGCGGCTCCGCTTACTCCATTCACAAGTGCGTCCCAGTAATCCTGGATATTATTCCCAATAGGAGTAAGAGCACCTAATCCTGTTACAACAACTCGCTTTAACGTCATAAAATATGTATTTTGTACTTTAAACAAATAAAACCCACGCTTTCTTAACTGTATAGTTACTTAAGAGCCATGGGCATTACAATATAAATATATCTTTGTGATTGAAAATCAATCGAAATTTTAATTTAAAAAAATAATAACACCCGACTTATACAATATAAAAATCGGGTGCGGTATTATTATTTTTTAGCTTCCTCGATATAAGAAATAGCTTGACCAACAGTAGCAATGTTTTCTGCTTGATCGTCTGGAATTTGAATATCAAATTCTTTTTCGAATTCCATAATAAGCTCAACAGTGTCTAATGAGTCAGCTCCCAAATCATTAGTGAAGCTTGCTTCTGTTACAACTTCGTTTTCGTCAACACCTAATTTGTCTACGATAATCGCTTTTACTCTTGATGCAATGTCTGACATAATCTTTAATTTTAGAATTTAATTTGTTGGCAAAAATAAAAAACTTTATTTTAAAACCACGATTTAGTTTATAAATGTAACACTAATTTATAAAATTAATTTCAAGAAAGACTTTTTAATACTATTTATTTTCGATTTTTATTCCGTTTTTTGCATTCTCAAACTAAATTCGATTATGAAAAAAATTATTGTTTTTGCCTCAGGATCAGGAACTAATGCTGAAAACATCATAAAACATTTTGAAAAAAGCAAAATTGCAAGAGTCGTTTCTGTTTTTACAAATAATGCTTCTGCAAAAGTTATCGAAAGAGCAAAAAATCATCAAATTCCAGTTGAAATCTTCTCAAAAAGCGAACTTTTAGAACGAAACGTCTTACAAAAAATACAAGAAATCGACCCGGATCTGATAGTTCTTGCTGGTTTTTTATTGAAATTCCCAGAGAATATAATCGAGAATTATCCTAATAAAATAATAAACATCCATCCGGCGCTTTTACCAAATTATGGCGGTAAAGGAATGTACGGAATGCACATACACAGAGCCGTAGTTGAGAATAAAGAAAAAGAAACCGGAATTTCTATTCATTTTGTAAATGAAAATTATGATGAAGGCGCTATTATTTTCCAGAAAAATACAGCCCTAACAGCTGAAGATACCGCAGAAACAGTGGCCGAAAAGATTCATGAACTGGAACAAAAGTATTTTCCGGAAATTATCTCGAGACTATTAGAGGATTAGACTTTAGATTTCTTAGACATAAGACTTCTTAAATTTTTATTATTTGAAATTAAAATCTAAGAAGTCCAGAATATAAAAATCTAGGAAGTCCAAAAACAAAAATCTAAGAAGTCTAACAATCTAAAATCTAAGAAGTCTAAAATGAATCACGAAGTACATATATATACTGATGGCGCTGCAAAAGGAAATCCCGGAAATGGCGGTTATGGTGTAGTAATGGAATTGGTAGGAACACCGCATAAAAAAGAATTCTACGAAGGTTTTCGATTAACTACCAATAATAGAATGGAGCTTTTGGCTGTTATTGTTGGTTTAGAGAAGCTGAAAAATCCAAACATGAAAGTCCTTGTAATTTCTGATTCTAAATACGTCGTAGATTCTGTTGAAAAAAAATGGGTTCTAGGCTGGGAAAAAAAGAAATTCGTTGGCAGAAAAAACCCAGATTTATGGAAACGCTTTTTAGTTGTTTACCGTAAACATCAGGTTGATTTTAAATGGATAAAAGGCCATAATAATCATCCGCAAAACGAACGCTGTGACCAGCTTGCCGTTATGGCATCAATGCAGCCCAAACTTTCTGTAGACGTTTATTACGAAACCATAGGTTCTAAAGAATAACAAAAAACGCGTTTAAAACAATTGCTTTAAACGCGTTTTTAAATTACTAAAATACTAT is a window encoding:
- the pyk gene encoding pyruvate kinase, whose amino-acid sequence is MLTNKKTKIVATLGPACSTREIIKDMIDAGVNVFRVNFSHADYEGVKDKINIIRGLNEEFGYTTAILGDLQGPKLRVGVMEEGTVVHDGDTITFTTAEDIIGTAQKVFMKYQNFPNDVNPGERILLDDGKLIFEILSTDKKTEVVAKVIQGGELKSKKGVNLPNTKISLPALTEKDIADAIFAIEQKVDWIALSFVKTPRDLQDLQELIAKHSEYKIPIVAKIEMPEALENMDKIVAYCDALMVARGDLGVELPAHEVPLVQKDLIRRAKTARIPVIVATQMMETMITSLTPTRAEVNDVANSVMDGADAVMLSGETATGNYPVQVIQKMTQICEAVEDSELIHVPQNTPQIKTKRFITKTVCHQAALLANEIKAKAICTLTNSGYTAFQISAWRPSAHILVFTSNKRILTQLNLLWGVKSYFYDKDESTDDTVTDVNEIAREKGYVVKGDYLINLAAMPIKDKGMVNTMRVSEIE
- a CDS encoding IPExxxVDY family protein, coding for MAIHRLDLDEFDEIDYYLMAIHTSLEDYRLAYFINKNLPINLSKSKNEIHAQTKEGEANFSRFYYYDSEKAISWNLIQNKNEIISVSTNDFQDLFSNETSEVSTTIHLLPEFKKVDFFLKIENSEETIDFSEIQQQLNTIESIAAIYVVDTNKIKSKNNLIF
- the rnc gene encoding ribonuclease III produces the protein MNFIKKIFSKSRSLEDGIFFDTIQKILGFEPGKIDFYKKAFTHRSSNKLDESGHPINYERLEFLGDAMLSAVIAAHLFNKAPNGDEGYLTKMRSKIVSREHLNELGKDLNLVRFVESKVPIQHFGENIHGNIFESLIGAIYLDKGYSFCERFIQKRVVTPYVDIARLEGKVISYKSLVIEWCQKEKRVFHYDIFEDNGIDGQRLFGVKLSIDDKVIARARATSKKKAEEKASQRAYFAFQEKIDKK
- the fabF gene encoding beta-ketoacyl-ACP synthase II yields the protein MTLKRVVVTGLGALTPIGNNIQDYWDALVNGVSGAAPITYYDTEKHKTKFACEVKNFNIEDYMDRKESRRLDKFAQYAVAASDEAIKDAGLTNDNIDKTRVGVIWGAGIGGLETFQEEVIYYAKGDGTPKFNPFFIPKMIADIAPAHISMRNGYMGPNYTTVSACASSANALIDAFNYIRLGMCDVIVSGGSEAAITIAGMGGFNSMHALSTRNDSPETASRPFDATRDGFVLGEGAGALVLEEYEHAKARGAKIYCEIGGGGMSSDAYHLTAPHPEGIGVIAVMKNTLRDAGMNPEDVDHINTHGTSTPLGDVAELKAISAVFGEHAKNININSTKSMTGHLLGAAGAIEAIASILAMQHSLVPPTINHTVVDENIDPSLNLTLNKPQKREVNVAMSNTFGFGGHNACVLFKKLVD
- a CDS encoding acyl carrier protein; the encoded protein is MSDIASRVKAIIVDKLGVDENEVVTEASFTNDLGADSLDTVELIMEFEKEFDIQIPDDQAENIATVGQAISYIEEAKK
- the purN gene encoding phosphoribosylglycinamide formyltransferase, which encodes MKKIIVFASGSGTNAENIIKHFEKSKIARVVSVFTNNASAKVIERAKNHQIPVEIFSKSELLERNVLQKIQEIDPDLIVLAGFLLKFPENIIENYPNKIINIHPALLPNYGGKGMYGMHIHRAVVENKEKETGISIHFVNENYDEGAIIFQKNTALTAEDTAETVAEKIHELEQKYFPEIISRLLED
- the rnhA gene encoding ribonuclease HI, which encodes MNHEVHIYTDGAAKGNPGNGGYGVVMELVGTPHKKEFYEGFRLTTNNRMELLAVIVGLEKLKNPNMKVLVISDSKYVVDSVEKKWVLGWEKKKFVGRKNPDLWKRFLVVYRKHQVDFKWIKGHNNHPQNERCDQLAVMASMQPKLSVDVYYETIGSKE